The following coding sequences lie in one Arachis ipaensis cultivar K30076 chromosome B03, Araip1.1, whole genome shotgun sequence genomic window:
- the LOC107630271 gene encoding uncharacterized protein LOC107630271 isoform X2 gives MEATDDAESPTPIASPKLAGTVNWGTTTVIGIFAGMLYGGSKEAAASVSKDAEVTLKLGSTEDKREQYRLMRDAMEKRFIRVTRGSIVGGVCLGMFTAAFYGLQNLLAEQRGVHDVFNVVGAGSATASAFGLILPGSLRWRARNMMLGSVLGATFCFPLGWLHLKLIEKANEGNQAANENLDKRDIKSGVSAAIERLESNLHK, from the exons ATGGAAGCCACCGACGACGCAGAATCCCCCACACCGATT GCCTCCCCAAAGTTAGCGGGAACTGTTAACTGGGGTACAACAACTGTTATTGGAATATTTGCTGGCAT GTTATACGGCGGTAGCAAGGAGGCAGCTGCTTCTGTT AGCAAGGACGCAGAAGTGACATTGAAGCTTGGGAGTACAGAAGACAAACGTGAGCAATATCGTTTGATGAGAGATGCTATGGAGAAACGGTTCATTAGGGTTACACGGGGCTCAATAGTTGGAGGAGTATGCCTTGGAATGTTCACTGCTGCATTTTATGGCTTACAAAATCTACTTGCAGAGCAGCGAGGTGTGCATGATGTTTTTAATGTTGTTGGTGCTGGTTCAGCTACTGCTTCAGCTTTTGGTTTAATAT TGCCAGGATCACTACGTTGGCGAGCTAGGAACATGATGCTAGGATCAGTTTTGGGAGCAACATTTTGCTTTCCTCTTG GTTGGCTCCATTTGAAGCTGATAGAAAAAGCTAATGAAGGGAATCAAGCTGCAAATGAAAACTTAGATAAGAGAGACATAAAAAGTGGTGTTAGTGCTGCAATCGAAAGGCTTGAAAGCAATTTACACAAATGA
- the LOC107630271 gene encoding uncharacterized protein LOC107630271 isoform X1: MVFSIRRQAHRLLHRLPGSGSHAATNFLSVVGVSVGISVSIVVRGSLSSSQLRLQSAFPLQQPASSRLQRRLLRSLSQASPKLAGTVNWGTTTVIGIFAGMLYGGSKEAAASVSKDAEVTLKLGSTEDKREQYRLMRDAMEKRFIRVTRGSIVGGVCLGMFTAAFYGLQNLLAEQRGVHDVFNVVGAGSATASAFGLILPGSLRWRARNMMLGSVLGATFCFPLGWLHLKLIEKANEGNQAANENLDKRDIKSGVSAAIERLESNLHK; encoded by the exons ATGGTCTTCTCCATTAGGCGTCAGGCGCATCGTCTTCTCCATCGTCTTCCTGGTAGCGGCAGCCACGCAGCAACCAACTTTCTCTCCGTCGTTGGCGTCTCAGTCGGTATCTCTGTCAGCATCGTTGTTCGCGGTTCCCTCTCCAGCAGCCAGCTTCGTCTTCAGTCAGCGTTCCCTCTCCAGCAGCCAGCTTCCTCCAGGCTCCAGCGTCGTCTTCTCCGGTCACTCAGTCAG GCCTCCCCAAAGTTAGCGGGAACTGTTAACTGGGGTACAACAACTGTTATTGGAATATTTGCTGGCAT GTTATACGGCGGTAGCAAGGAGGCAGCTGCTTCTGTT AGCAAGGACGCAGAAGTGACATTGAAGCTTGGGAGTACAGAAGACAAACGTGAGCAATATCGTTTGATGAGAGATGCTATGGAGAAACGGTTCATTAGGGTTACACGGGGCTCAATAGTTGGAGGAGTATGCCTTGGAATGTTCACTGCTGCATTTTATGGCTTACAAAATCTACTTGCAGAGCAGCGAGGTGTGCATGATGTTTTTAATGTTGTTGGTGCTGGTTCAGCTACTGCTTCAGCTTTTGGTTTAATAT TGCCAGGATCACTACGTTGGCGAGCTAGGAACATGATGCTAGGATCAGTTTTGGGAGCAACATTTTGCTTTCCTCTTG GTTGGCTCCATTTGAAGCTGATAGAAAAAGCTAATGAAGGGAATCAAGCTGCAAATGAAAACTTAGATAAGAGAGACATAAAAAGTGGTGTTAGTGCTGCAATCGAAAGGCTTGAAAGCAATTTACACAAATGA
- the LOC107630269 gene encoding suppressor of mec-8 and unc-52 protein homolog 2 isoform X1 encodes MTASKKNYKEKPIRRKEEKPEEPETPKYRDRAKERREDQNPDYEPTELAFHAVAPPGTVDLRSADAHKLSIEKSKYLGGDVEHTHLVKGLDYALLNKVRSEIDKKPDAVDDVEGKPRASKEDQQVSIRTSTAKSVYQWIVKPHTIIKTNEMFLPGRMTFIFNMESGYAHDIPTTLHRSKADCPVPEEMVTVSVDGSVLDRIAKIMSYLRLGSSGKVLKKKKKEKDAKGKNLAVGNGYDEENSSKVEGGRAKNQTEREFIPPPPPPSKKSHANSGEKQGPAVARAEDDDIFVGEGVEYDVPGKDLSQSPLSEDMEESPRNKDKPSYFVEPTYGPVPPAALPQAWQESNEYDVMQTQALAGGYQGEWQEYQYAEQLAYPDQYLQQDMQTYDLQAGLDMPQDPRFMTQEEKDRGLGSVFKRDDQRLQQLREKDAREKDPNFISESYSECYPGYQEYNREIVDSDDEDDLSKMDMGGRAKGRLHRWDFETEEEWATYNEQKEAMPKAAFQFGVKMQDGRKTRKQNKDQKLNNELHKINKILARKKMEKDMDGDGGGPHYDDEVQPGKKLRI; translated from the exons ATGACTGCCtcgaagaagaattacaaagagaAACCTATACGTCGCAA GGAAGAGAAACCAGAAGAACCAGAAACACCAAAATATAGAGATCGTGCTAAAGAGCGTAGAGAAGATCAAAATCCTGACTATGAGCCTACAGAGCTGGCATTTCACGCTGTTGCTCCTCCTGGTACTGTAGATTTAAG GTCAGCTGATGCACACAAATTATCCATTGAAAAGAGCAAGTACCTTGGAG GTGATGTGGAGCACACACATTTGGTCAAAGGTTTGGATTATGCATTGCTGAACAAAGTTAGAAGCGAGATTGACAAGAAGCCAGATGCTGTGGATGATGTTGAGGGGAAACCTAG AGCATCTAAGGAAGACCAACAAGTCTCAATTCGCACATCAACTGCAAAG TCAGTTTATCAGTGGATAGTGAAGCCTCATACCATCATAAAGACAAATGAAATGTTCCTTCCAGGTCGAATGACATTTATTTTTAACATG GAGAGTGGATATGCTCATGATATTCCAACGACCTTGCACCGTAGTAAGGCTGATTGTCCAGTACCGGAG GAAATGGTTACAGTTAGCGTTGATGGATCTGTTCTAGatcggattgctaaaataatgtCATATCTTCGTCTTGGCTCTTCTGGGAAGgttttgaagaagaaaaagaaggaaaaagatgcAAAAG GAAAGAATTTGGCTGTTGGTAATGGATATGATGAAGAGAATTCATCAAAGGTTGAAGGTGGGAGGGCAAAGAATCAAACTGAAAGAGAGTTcatcccaccaccaccacctccatcGAAGAAAAGTCATGCTAATTCAGGAGAGAAACAAGGCCCAGCTGTTGCTAGAGCAGAAGATGATGACATCTTTGTTGGTGAGGGTGTGGAGTATGACGTACCTGGCAAAGACTTGAGCCAAAGTCCTCTCTCTGAGGACATGGAAGAGTCTCCTAGGAACAAGGACAAACCTTCATATTTTGTTGAACCTACTTATGGTCCTGTGCCACCTGCTGCACTCCCTCAAGCGTGGCAAGAATCG AATGAATATGATGTTATGCAAACACAAGCCTTGGCTGGTGGCTACCAAGGAGAGTGGCAGGAGTACCAGTATGCTGAACAGCTGGCTTACCCTGATCAATACCTTCAGCAAGATATGCAGACTTATGATTTGCAAGCGGGTTTAGATATGCCACAGGATCCGCGTTTTATGACACAAGAAGAGAAAGATCGAGGTTTGGGATCAGTATTTAAGCGAGATGATCAGAGACTTCAACAACTGAGGGAGAAAGATGCCCGAGAAAAAGACCCCAATTTCATTTCTGAGAGTTATTCTGAATGTTACCCCGGGTATCAAGAATATAACCGTGAAATAGTGGATAGTGATGATGAAGATGACTTGTCCAAAATGGATATGGGTGGGAGG GCAAAGGGTCGACTTCATCGTTGGGACTTTGAGACCGAAGAGGAATGGGCCACTTACAATGAGCAGAAGGAAGCAATGCCAAAGGCTGCATTCCAGTTTGGTGTGAAGATGCAAGATGGCCGGAAGACGCGGAAGCAGAACAAGGACCAGAAGCTCAATAACGAACTGCACAAGATCAATAAGATACTTGCCAGAAAGAAGATGGAAAAGGATATGGACGGTGATGGTGGAGGCCCCCACTATGATGATGAGGTACAACCTGGAAAGAAGCTTCGAATATGA
- the LOC107630269 gene encoding suppressor of mec-8 and unc-52 protein homolog 2 isoform X2, producing the protein MLWMMLRGNLGNFSPEVASKEDQQVSIRTSTAKSVYQWIVKPHTIIKTNEMFLPGRMTFIFNMESGYAHDIPTTLHRSKADCPVPEEMVTVSVDGSVLDRIAKIMSYLRLGSSGKVLKKKKKEKDAKGKNLAVGNGYDEENSSKVEGGRAKNQTEREFIPPPPPPSKKSHANSGEKQGPAVARAEDDDIFVGEGVEYDVPGKDLSQSPLSEDMEESPRNKDKPSYFVEPTYGPVPPAALPQAWQESNEYDVMQTQALAGGYQGEWQEYQYAEQLAYPDQYLQQDMQTYDLQAGLDMPQDPRFMTQEEKDRGLGSVFKRDDQRLQQLREKDAREKDPNFISESYSECYPGYQEYNREIVDSDDEDDLSKMDMGGRAKGRLHRWDFETEEEWATYNEQKEAMPKAAFQFGVKMQDGRKTRKQNKDQKLNNELHKINKILARKKMEKDMDGDGGGPHYDDEVQPGKKLRI; encoded by the exons ATGCTGTGGATGATGTTGAGGGGAAACCTAGGTAACTTTAGTCCAGAAGT AGCATCTAAGGAAGACCAACAAGTCTCAATTCGCACATCAACTGCAAAG TCAGTTTATCAGTGGATAGTGAAGCCTCATACCATCATAAAGACAAATGAAATGTTCCTTCCAGGTCGAATGACATTTATTTTTAACATG GAGAGTGGATATGCTCATGATATTCCAACGACCTTGCACCGTAGTAAGGCTGATTGTCCAGTACCGGAG GAAATGGTTACAGTTAGCGTTGATGGATCTGTTCTAGatcggattgctaaaataatgtCATATCTTCGTCTTGGCTCTTCTGGGAAGgttttgaagaagaaaaagaaggaaaaagatgcAAAAG GAAAGAATTTGGCTGTTGGTAATGGATATGATGAAGAGAATTCATCAAAGGTTGAAGGTGGGAGGGCAAAGAATCAAACTGAAAGAGAGTTcatcccaccaccaccacctccatcGAAGAAAAGTCATGCTAATTCAGGAGAGAAACAAGGCCCAGCTGTTGCTAGAGCAGAAGATGATGACATCTTTGTTGGTGAGGGTGTGGAGTATGACGTACCTGGCAAAGACTTGAGCCAAAGTCCTCTCTCTGAGGACATGGAAGAGTCTCCTAGGAACAAGGACAAACCTTCATATTTTGTTGAACCTACTTATGGTCCTGTGCCACCTGCTGCACTCCCTCAAGCGTGGCAAGAATCG AATGAATATGATGTTATGCAAACACAAGCCTTGGCTGGTGGCTACCAAGGAGAGTGGCAGGAGTACCAGTATGCTGAACAGCTGGCTTACCCTGATCAATACCTTCAGCAAGATATGCAGACTTATGATTTGCAAGCGGGTTTAGATATGCCACAGGATCCGCGTTTTATGACACAAGAAGAGAAAGATCGAGGTTTGGGATCAGTATTTAAGCGAGATGATCAGAGACTTCAACAACTGAGGGAGAAAGATGCCCGAGAAAAAGACCCCAATTTCATTTCTGAGAGTTATTCTGAATGTTACCCCGGGTATCAAGAATATAACCGTGAAATAGTGGATAGTGATGATGAAGATGACTTGTCCAAAATGGATATGGGTGGGAGG GCAAAGGGTCGACTTCATCGTTGGGACTTTGAGACCGAAGAGGAATGGGCCACTTACAATGAGCAGAAGGAAGCAATGCCAAAGGCTGCATTCCAGTTTGGTGTGAAGATGCAAGATGGCCGGAAGACGCGGAAGCAGAACAAGGACCAGAAGCTCAATAACGAACTGCACAAGATCAATAAGATACTTGCCAGAAAGAAGATGGAAAAGGATATGGACGGTGATGGTGGAGGCCCCCACTATGATGATGAGGTACAACCTGGAAAGAAGCTTCGAATATGA
- the LOC107630273 gene encoding uncharacterized protein LOC107630273 has translation MSHSLRSLRRLFTLTPKPSSSVISTRRHVSIETRSQKLERIADDLLLLDKLERHDFSVLWRLKLGLDRFAGPAADLGPVGPASGAGGAGADASAGAAAEEKTVFDIKLEKYDAASKIKIIKEVRAFTDLGLKEAKDLVEKVPCVLKKGLTKDEADPILQKLKDLGATVVLD, from the coding sequence ATGTCACACAGCTTGAGGTCTCTTAGAAGGCTCTTCACTCTCACCCCCAAACCCTCCTCCTCCGTCATCTCCACGCGCCGCCACGTCTCCATAGAGACACGCTCCCAGAAGCTGGAGCGCATCGCCGACGATCTCCTCCTCCTCGACAAGCTCGAGCGCCACGACTTCTCCGTCCTCTGGAGGCTCAAATTGGGCCTCGACCGATTTGCTGGCCCAGCCGCCGATCTCGGCCCAGTTGGCCCAGCATCAGGTGCTGGTGGTGCAGGGGCGGATGCTAGTGCGGGAGCGGCAGCGGAGGAGAAGACTGTGTTCGATATAAAGCTGGAGAAATACGACGCCGCATCGAAGATAAAGATCATAAAGGAAGTTAGGGCTTTCACCGATTTGGGGCTTAAGGAAGCGAAGGATTTGGTCGAGAAGGTTCCTTGCGTCTTGAAGAAGGGTCTCACTAAGGACGAAGCTGATCCCATTCTCCAGAAGCTCAAAGATTTGGGTGCCACTGTTGTATTGGATTGA